Below is a genomic region from Neorhizobium galegae.
TTCCGAAGAGCTAACCCGCCAGTTTTTGAGTGGTTCCTGCCTGCCGGTCACCTTTCGTAAGGGTCTGAAATCTTGAGCGAGGAGGTATTCGGGATGTAGCCATGTTCCGCTCGCCAAAACTGAGCCGGCAACGTTAGCCTTCACGACCTCCGTTCCGGCAAATCTATCGGCCTGGCAGCCGGCGCGGCGGTTCGACGCCAGGGATCTAGATCAAAAAATCGATATCGGGACCCTGCTCCTATTGCCAAGCAGCGATCGGAGTTCATTTGCCTCCTTCAGTCTGGGAGGATCTGCCGTTGGAATATCGTTTCCTGATCGTCGAAGACAGTTTGCTGGTCGCGATGGATATCGAAGACGCCATCCATCGAAGCGGCCATGACGTCGTCGGAATAGCACCCGACATGACGGTGGCGCTGAACTATACCCGTGACACGGATATAGCCTTTGTAGATGTGCGCCTTGCCGACGGCGAGACCGGCCCCGAGATCGCCAAGGCGCTGGCGGAATACGGCATCGTGGTGATCATGATCACCGGCAATCCGGGGCTGGTGGCGGCGGGCGTCTCCGGGGTCCTCGGCGTAATGGCAAAACCGATGACCGACCAGGCTTCGATGGACCTCATCCAGTTCGCCGTCGATCGCAAGAATGGCCGGCCGGGCGTGCCGCCGGCGCGGCTGCGGCTCTTTCACTGAGGGCGGCCTGACTATCCGGCGGTTTAAATAACTTCTGCCCCAGATGACAGGGCCGGATATCCGCGCTATGGGATCGCCCCAGAGCGACAGCGGGTCATACATGCGTTACTTCATCACCGGGACGGCAGGCTTCATTGGTTTCCACTTGGCGCGACGCCTGCTGGAGGATGGGCACGAGGTTCTAGGCTTCGACGGGATGACGCCCTATTACAGCCTGCGCCTCAAGGAAGCCCGCAATGCCGGGCTCGCGCAATTCCCTGCCTTCCGCCCGGTCATAGGCATGCTGGAAGACAAATCGCTGCTCGACAAGTCGGTCGAGGACTTCAAGCCGGATGTGATGATCCACCTCGCCGCCCAGGCCGGTGTTCGCTACAGTCTTGAAAATCCCAAGGCCTATCTCGATTCCAATCTCATCGGCTCCTGGAATATCCTGGAGATTGCCCGCAATTACGGCGTCGGCCATCTGATGCTTGCTTCGACGTCGTCGGTCTACGGTGCCAACCCGGACGTTCCTTTCCGCGAAAGCGACCGCGCCGACGAACCCTTGACCTTCTATGCGGCGACCAAGAAGGCCTCGGAGTTGATGGCGCACAGCTACGCCCATCTCTACAAGGTGCCGATAACCGCCTTCCGCTTCTTCACGGTCTACGGTCCCTGGGGCCGGCCGGACATGGCGCTCTTCAAGTTCGTCAAGGCGATGATCGAGGATCGCGAGATCGAGATCTACGGCGAAGGCAAGATGAGCCGGGACTTCACCTATATCGACGACCTGGTGAATTCGATCATCGACCTGTCCAAGGTCTATCCCGGCGAGGACAATCGCGTCGCGGACATCGATACGCTCTCCCATCAGGCACCGTTCCGCGTCGTCAATATCGGCGGCGGCCAGCCATCGGGGCTCCTCGATTTCGTTGAAACCATCGAACGGATCATGGGGAAACCGGCCAAGCGCAAGATGCTGCCGATGCAGAAGGGCGATGTGCCGAGAACCTTCGCCAGCCCCGATCTTCTCGTCGCACTTACGGGCCGCAAGCCGGAGATCGGTCTGGAGGAAGGCGTCAAGGCCTTCGTTCAATGGTATCTCGACCACCGCCACGAGATCGACTGAGCCGCTTCCTGCCAAAAGGTGCATGCCGAGAACCGGCGCCGGAAAACACTGTAGCGGTCCTGACGACTCGGCTACTCGGCGCTTCATGCCTTAAACCAATGGCGCGGCGATCTCGAAGGATGCTCCCGACCTCAGTTCCGAGGAAACATACCATCCATCCCACTGCGAGAACTGCGGAAAAACGCGGGTGTAGCCGTTTCGCCGCAATAGTTCTTCGATACCCTTCTCGGTCTTGGAATTTTGCTCGACCGAAATGAGACTGAAACGTCGTCGGGAAAAATCGAAAGCGGAGAGGATATCGAGTTCGCTGCCTTCCGTATCGATGGAAATATAGTCGATCTCTCGCGGAGCGTCATATTTGTCGAGCAGATCGTTCAGAGAGATCGTCCTGATGTCGAGAGCGGTTCCGCCCTTGCGAACGTCGGCGAAGTGATCGCCGTCAGCGAAAGACGCGATCGCACTGAGCTCAGGATCGACGCCGTCCATGGCCAGAAACCTCACGACTTCTTCCGACTTGGAAGACACGCATAGATGTTCGATATGAACCATCCGGTTTCTCGCAAGTGCGGCATGCCAGACGGGATTTGGCTCCGCCAGGATTCCGCGCCAATTGAGTTCGTTCTCAAGCAACCACGTATTGCTGTTGATCAGTCCATTTGTCGCGCCGAACTCGACAAAGAACCCACCGCTCTTTTCCCCGAGCTCATAACAAACCCACAGATCCTGCAATATTTGCGCCTTGGATTTCCGGCGCCTCGCAATCGAGTATGCCATGAACGACAAGTCCTCGGATTGCAGCCAACCCGTCACCTCGGGGCGGTTTAGCCGCACGGCGTTGAATATTTTACTTTGAAGGGAAGGGTTGTGCAGCAGCGATCCGATGCTTCGCGCTGATGCAGACAACAGGATATTCCGGGGGCGCATGCGATACCCTTTCCACTATCGGCGGATAATCCGCCAGTCTCAGAGCTGCACAGAAAGTAGCCTGACAGGCTGCCTTTAACTTACGAAAGCCTCAGCCGCGCCCGAACTCGTCGACGATGCGGATGATGTCGTCCTCGCCGAGATAGGAACCGGTCTGCACCTCGATCACTTCGAGCATGATCTTGCCCGGATTGGCGAGCCGGTGCACTTCGCCCTGCGGAATATAGATGGACTCGTTTTCCCTGACGATCCGGGTTTCCTCGCCGATCGTCACTTCCGCTGTGCCCTTGACGCAGATCCAGTGCTCCGAGCGGTGGTGATGTTTCTGCAGCGAGAGCTTCTTGCCGGGCGTCACGAACAGCCGCTTCACCTGGAAACGATCGCCGTTGAGCACCGACGTATAGCCACCCCAGGGACGATAGGAGGTCGGATGGGTTTCGGTCAGTGCTGCGGTCGCTTTGGCCGCGGCGAGCTGCTTGACGATCTTGCCGACATCCTGGCTGTCTTCCAGCCGGCCGATATAGACGGCGTCCTCGCTGGCGATGACGGCGACGCCATCCAGGCCCTGAACGGCGAGATGGCTGGTGCGAGACATGACGAGCGAGTTCCTGGTGTTGATCAGCGTCGTCTTGCCGGAGGTGACGTTGCCGGCCTCGTCGCGGGCGCCGAGCTTCCAGACGGCGTCCCAGCTTCCGAGATCGGACCAGGTGAACGATGAGGGCACGACCGCCGCGTTGGAGGTCTTCTCCATCAGCGCGTAGTCGACGGAGATATCCGGGCTTGCGGCAAATTCCTGCGTGTCGAGGCGGGTGAAATCGAGATCGTTCGAAGCCTTGGCAAGTGCGGCGCGCGCGGCCGCCTCGACCTCGGGCGCGAAGGTGGAAAGTTCGCTCAGCACCTGCCCGGCCTTGAACATGAAGATGCCGGAGTTCCAGGCAAAGCCACCGGCCGACAGCATCTTCTCCGCCTCGGCCAATACCGGCTTTTCGACGAAACGCTTGACCTTGCAGGCGCCGGCTGGCAGCGCCTCGCCAATCTCGATGTAACCATAACCGGTGGCGGGCTCCGTCGGCGCGATGCCGAAGGTCACGAGCTTGCCGGAAAGGGCCGTCTCTTTGGCGATGCGGATCGCCTCGAAATAACCGGCATCCGCGGTGATCTCGTGATCCGAGGCCAGCACCTGCAGGACGGCGTCCTCGCCGAACCGGCTCTCGACGAAGGCGGCAGCGGCTGCGACGGCCGGGGCCGTGTTGCGGGCGACGGGCTCGAGCAGGATGCCGGAAAGCTTGATGCCGAGTTCGCGCGCCTGTTCGGCGACAAGGAACCGGAAATCCTCGTTGGTGATGACGACGGGAGCCTCATAGAGCTTCTGGTCCGAAACGCGCGACAGCGTCGCCTGGAACAGCGTCTGGTCGCCGATGAACTGGATGAACTGCTTCGGCG
It encodes:
- a CDS encoding NAD-dependent epimerase/dehydratase family protein is translated as MRYFITGTAGFIGFHLARRLLEDGHEVLGFDGMTPYYSLRLKEARNAGLAQFPAFRPVIGMLEDKSLLDKSVEDFKPDVMIHLAAQAGVRYSLENPKAYLDSNLIGSWNILEIARNYGVGHLMLASTSSVYGANPDVPFRESDRADEPLTFYAATKKASELMAHSYAHLYKVPITAFRFFTVYGPWGRPDMALFKFVKAMIEDREIEIYGEGKMSRDFTYIDDLVNSIIDLSKVYPGEDNRVADIDTLSHQAPFRVVNIGGGQPSGLLDFVETIERIMGKPAKRKMLPMQKGDVPRTFASPDLLVALTGRKPEIGLEEGVKAFVQWYLDHRHEID
- a CDS encoding mannose-1-phosphate guanylyltransferase/mannose-6-phosphate isomerase, with amino-acid sequence MNSKIIPVIMAGGKGTRLWPLSRASAPKQFIQFIGDQTLFQATLSRVSDQKLYEAPVVITNEDFRFLVAEQARELGIKLSGILLEPVARNTAPAVAAAAAFVESRFGEDAVLQVLASDHEITADAGYFEAIRIAKETALSGKLVTFGIAPTEPATGYGYIEIGEALPAGACKVKRFVEKPVLAEAEKMLSAGGFAWNSGIFMFKAGQVLSELSTFAPEVEAAARAALAKASNDLDFTRLDTQEFAASPDISVDYALMEKTSNAAVVPSSFTWSDLGSWDAVWKLGARDEAGNVTSGKTTLINTRNSLVMSRTSHLAVQGLDGVAVIASEDAVYIGRLEDSQDVGKIVKQLAAAKATAALTETHPTSYRPWGGYTSVLNGDRFQVKRLFVTPGKKLSLQKHHHRSEHWICVKGTAEVTIGEETRIVRENESIYIPQGEVHRLANPGKIMLEVIEVQTGSYLGEDDIIRIVDEFGRG
- a CDS encoding FkbM family methyltransferase; the protein is MSASARSIGSLLHNPSLQSKIFNAVRLNRPEVTGWLQSEDLSFMAYSIARRRKSKAQILQDLWVCYELGEKSGGFFVEFGATNGLINSNTWLLENELNWRGILAEPNPVWHAALARNRMVHIEHLCVSSKSEEVVRFLAMDGVDPELSAIASFADGDHFADVRKGGTALDIRTISLNDLLDKYDAPREIDYISIDTEGSELDILSAFDFSRRRFSLISVEQNSKTEKGIEELLRRNGYTRVFPQFSQWDGWYVSSELRSGASFEIAAPLV
- a CDS encoding response regulator; its protein translation is MEYRFLIVEDSLLVAMDIEDAIHRSGHDVVGIAPDMTVALNYTRDTDIAFVDVRLADGETGPEIAKALAEYGIVVIMITGNPGLVAAGVSGVLGVMAKPMTDQASMDLIQFAVDRKNGRPGVPPARLRLFH